The stretch of DNA ATACAAATGAGACTTATACAAAGCATGCGCAATGCGATGAAAACCCAACGCTTTAGGCCCCGGATATAGCAAAGCGATTTCCAGCAACGACTTCGCTGCCGGATCATAGTTTTTGTAGGTCTTTAATAATTCGTGGACAGCATTCAACATCACAACTTCTCGTTCATATCATCGAGCAAGAAATAGCGATCAAAGAGCTCATTATAACGAGACCACTTTTCACCCGATGCGCGTTCATTATCAAGGATCGTCTTTAAAGTCGAGACCTTGCTGTCGAAATCATCGACCATGGCGATAACCATGGCTTCCATAAACTTCGGACGCTTCGGTGAACCGTATTCCAATTTTCCGTGATGACTTAAAATAATGTGCTTACAGATATCCCTCAGCTCTTCAGTAAAACCTAAAATGCGAGAGGCTTTTTTATCTACTAATTCACAAGCTATTTGCATGTGTCCAATAAGGCGTCCACGATCCGTGTAAGAAATTCCATTTTCGTAAGAAAGTTCCCACAGCTTGCCGATGTCGTGAAAAATCGCACCAAACAAAAGCAGATCACGATTTAAGAATGGATAATGCTTCCCCATGAAATCCATGATGCGACAGATGGAAAGAATATGTTCTAATAACCCACCGATCCAGGCATGATGAATTGATTTCGCCGCGGGTGCACGCAAAACCATGGGCTTGATTTCCGGATCTTCTAAAGTATCCAGAACCAATTGGCGCAAATGATCGTTTTTCATTGAGCGCACCATTTGTAAAAGCTCCACCAACATGTCTTCAGAGTCTTTAGAGGCCTTTGGCATAAAGTCTTCAAAGTTCACTTGAGTCGGGTCGATACGTTCTAAACGATGCACGATCAGTTGTTTGCGATTTTGGAAAAGCTGAACTTGGCCTTTAACTTTGATGACATCGCCCAGCTCAAATTCGCGAGTCAATTCATCCACGCGGTCCCACAAACGGCCTTCGATCGTGCCGGTGTTATCACCTAATTGCAAAACCATAAAAGCGCGACCGTTTTTACCGACGCCGACATTTTTTTCTTTTACCAAAAACATCGCATCGACAGAGTCTTTATCTTTTAAGTTTTGAACCGTCTGCTTTTCCATTATTTCTCCTCGCAGAAGAGGTGTTGAAACTGTGGATTTACAAAACTCACTTGCGCTAACAAAACGTCACCGGGTGTTTGTGCTGAAAAAAGAAAAGTTCCACCCAAAACGCTAAGATATCTTTCTTGCGTTGTATTGACTTTAATCCCTTCGCCTTTCATTTCCGCTAAAAAGCGATCCGTGATGTCAAGAATCTGGTTACAACCCGCGCCGAAGACTTGCCCACCGATTTTACGTTTGCGAGTGCGGCTAACAAAAACTACTTTTTTTGCCGTGGCGGTTTCAAACGCAGGAAACTCAAAACCCACATAAAAAGTTCCAGGCTGATTGGTGATAAATCGTGAAAGATCTATTTTTCCGCCCCCTTTAGGTAAATGAATTTTCACAGCCTCACCTTGAACAACGCCTTCATTTTTTTGCACCAAGTAAACGATCACTTCCGAAAACGTATAGTTCTTCGCTGGCGCCGCTTTTCCCTCACCGCCGCCGTGTCCCTCACCGCCGCCGTGTCCCCCACCGCCTCCACCATGCTCGCCTTCGGCACCATGGCCGCCGCCTTCGGGTTCCGCGCCGACTGTTTTGAATTCTAAGAGGTCCCAGGCTTTAGAGGGAACTTTGATATCTTCCGCCAGCTCTTCGATTTTGATCTGCTTAGGTTCTTCGACGTGATATCCCGGCTTTTTTTCGCAAGCTAAAAGTGGCAGAAAAATAAGGAGGGCAAGATGAGCCCTCATCGCTCATACTCCAACTGATCCCGTAAATCTAACAAAGGCAGATAGTTAGATTCAGATTGAAGGCCGGCGCGCACATATTCATAAGCGGCCGCGCGGTCGTTCGAACGCATTTTCACCCATGCTAACCCATAAGACGCGGTCGCGTTCGCACGATCATTCGCGTAAACCGCGGCATAGGCATTCTGCGCACAGGTCACGTCTTGGCTTTCAATACAAATTTGTCCTAATAAAAGATTGCGCATGTTCAGAGTCGAAAGCTCGGGCATTTTCAAAATGCTTTTTGCTTCTGGCACGCGACCGATTTTGACCAAATACCCTGCCTGCGTCACCAAGACGTAAGGATCTTTTGGAGCTTCAGACATGGCTTCCAAAAGAATTTTTGCTGCATCTGAATCGCGATTGATTTCCATCAGGCAGACAGAACGCAACGCTTTAACTTCTGGATTCGTTGAATACTTTTGGAAGATATCCGCACAGAATTTTTCTAAATAATCCCACTGCGTGAAGCGCCAATCCATGGTCAAAGGATGAACATAGTTTTTTGCTTGGCCTGAAAGTTGATTTAAGAATTGCACCACCCCTTGATTCACTCCATCAACGTCCCCTAAAAGACTTTGAGCGGCGATTTGAAACAAAAGAAGTTCTTGGCGTAAATAAGCGGTTTTGGCGACGCTGGCACGAATATCTCGCACCAATAAAGGCAAGGGGTTTAAATCATTCATGCGACGAGAGTATTCCATCGTCGCGATGGCCCGTCCAAACAGCGCAAATACAGACTGCGGATTTTTTCTATGAATCGAATCGAAATCACGCATGGCTTGTTGATAGTTGCCTTTTTTTAACTGGATGATGGCCATATTGATAAGGGCCGCAGCATTGAAAGGCTCATTACCGATGGCTTTTTGTAAAGTGTCTTCGGCTTGTTTTAAATCGCCGTCCATCATGTAAGAAACGGCGATTCCTAAAAGAGCATCCATTGTTTCACTGCGACTGCGACCTTCTTTGCCAAGCGCACTTTCAAGGACACGACGACCCATCAAAGTTTGACGATCTTCTGAAATAAGAACCGGTGCCATTTGCACAACCGTGTCGGCATCAGGCTCTTGAAGTTTTACGGCGCGCTGATAAGAGGCTAAAGACTTTTCATAAAGACCTAAGTTTTTATAACGAATGGCTTGGGAAATAAGCTCGCTAAAACTGCCACCCTTTTTTTGTTCTTTTCGGGTGACCAGAAACACGACGGCCAAAGCCGCGATCACCGTCACCGCAATCATCGCCCAACGC from Bdellovibrio bacteriovorus encodes:
- a CDS encoding tetratricopeptide repeat protein; translation: MMDEAVNSDKNWLVKSSTRILGPFTAEELAQQLKTKQISIIDEIRQPHGRWSYIRENHGFMEVIRAIREEQDANGENTMTHSIAQHTSTKTDALVEFREDTVTPPPDSDLTPIPDRMRSAVPGLKDVTPVAERPINRANSATAPAKVYGSSQDSGMQARMRQQSEKMRWAMIAVTVIAALAVVFLVTRKEQKKGGSFSELISQAIRYKNLGLYEKSLASYQRAVKLQEPDADTVVQMAPVLISEDRQTLMGRRVLESALGKEGRSRSETMDALLGIAVSYMMDGDLKQAEDTLQKAIGNEPFNAAALINMAIIQLKKGNYQQAMRDFDSIHRKNPQSVFALFGRAIATMEYSRRMNDLNPLPLLVRDIRASVAKTAYLRQELLLFQIAAQSLLGDVDGVNQGVVQFLNQLSGQAKNYVHPLTMDWRFTQWDYLEKFCADIFQKYSTNPEVKALRSVCLMEINRDSDAAKILLEAMSEAPKDPYVLVTQAGYLVKIGRVPEAKSILKMPELSTLNMRNLLLGQICIESQDVTCAQNAYAAVYANDRANATASYGLAWVKMRSNDRAAAYEYVRAGLQSESNYLPLLDLRDQLEYER
- a CDS encoding 3'-5' exoribonuclease YhaM family protein; protein product: MEKQTVQNLKDKDSVDAMFLVKEKNVGVGKNGRAFMVLQLGDNTGTIEGRLWDRVDELTREFELGDVIKVKGQVQLFQNRKQLIVHRLERIDPTQVNFEDFMPKASKDSEDMLVELLQMVRSMKNDHLRQLVLDTLEDPEIKPMVLRAPAAKSIHHAWIGGLLEHILSICRIMDFMGKHYPFLNRDLLLFGAIFHDIGKLWELSYENGISYTDRGRLIGHMQIACELVDKKASRILGFTEELRDICKHIILSHHGKLEYGSPKRPKFMEAMVIAMVDDFDSKVSTLKTILDNERASGEKWSRYNELFDRYFLLDDMNEKL